From Macaca mulatta isolate MMU2019108-1 chromosome 3, T2T-MMU8v2.0, whole genome shotgun sequence, the proteins below share one genomic window:
- the LOC114675346 gene encoding LOW QUALITY PROTEIN: putative uncharacterized protein FLJ46235 (The sequence of the model RefSeq protein was modified relative to this genomic sequence to represent the inferred CDS: inserted 2 bases in 1 codon; deleted 1 base in 1 codon): MAFLGPVCHLLAASPVPKAPQPSSPDPAQASRWPLQAHIVLKSASPGPAPASRQPDSGLQQATSEGSAPSQLPPAFVGPSLSPARLCRPTFCLLVECTDPAPGGEQPLRTPCLPPRGLSRLGSHLTVASRDQVPAYLPPCSLDRPSSSCTVACFSPIHDSRCPPRGVSACLTLAPLXADILSHAGLMGLRSCLSWPFQAQHLPVGGLSRPSLYLAVGPSGPASSLAVAHSGQAPALWRPLQAQLLPPSGLHRPS, translated from the exons ATGGCCTTTCTGGGGCCAGTTTGTCACCTTTTGGCAGCCTCTCCAGTCCCAAAAGCTCCTCAA CCAAGCTCTCCAGACCCAGCTCAGGCCTCACGGTGGCCTCTGCAGG CCCACATCGTCCTGAagtcggcctctccaggcccagctccggCCTCCCGGCA GCCTGACTCCGGCCTCCAACAAGCAACCTCTGAGGGCTCAGCTCCCTCCCAGCTCCCACCAGCCTTTGTAGGCCCAAGCCTTTCTCCAGCCAGA CTCTGTAGGCCCACATTCTGCCTCCTGGTGGAATGCACAGACCCAGCTCCAGGTGGAGAACAGCCTCTGCGGACCCCATGCTTGCCTCCCAGGGGCCTCTCCAGGCTCGGCTCTCACCTCACAGTGGCTTCCCGGGACCAAGTTCCTGCCTACCtgcctccctgcagccttgacagGCCCAGCTCCTCTTGCACCGTGGCCTGTTTCAGCCCAATTCATGACTCTCGCTGCCCGCCCAGAGGTGTGAGCGCCTGCCTCACACTGGCCCCTCT GGCAGACATCCTCTCTCATGCTGGACTGATGGGGCTCCGCTCATGCCTCTCgtggcctttccaggcccagcacCTGCCTGTGGgtggcctctccaggcccagcctctaCCTAGCAGTGGGCCCTTCCGGGCCCGCCTCTAGCCTCGCCGTGGCCCACTCAGGACAAGCTCCTGCCCTTTGGCGGCCTCTGCAGgcccagcttctgcctcccagtggCCTCCATAGGCCAAGTTAA